A single genomic interval of Acidobacteriota bacterium harbors:
- a CDS encoding serine/threonine-protein phosphatase — translation MGEPNSSNVPPGTPKAGWKLTLEDLFQNDLVRTFRRDFYDLYAFYLDRERREKLAAMGWLRRGIWLSAWLLKSMFLKLTPARQLLFILSVFFFFTPQISWDQGNFHFNVEARLLGFFIILLVLMLELKDKLLAKDELAVGRAVQMALLPDRAPEIPGWDVWLYTRPANDVGGDLVDYLDVGGGRTGLALGDVAGKGLGAALLMSKLQATLRALAPGARDLACLGGQVNRIFCRDGLPNRFATLLYLELTSGGGSVRLLNAGHLPPLAVRATGVDTLAPVAAPLGVLIDETFTEQTIDLASGDLLLVYSDGLTEAHNIHNELYDDARLLRLAPELHGLSAEAAGRRLLADVDRFAGEARARDDLSLILIRRR, via the coding sequence TGGGCGAACCGAATTCCTCGAACGTTCCGCCCGGCACCCCGAAGGCCGGCTGGAAACTGACACTGGAAGACCTATTCCAGAATGATCTGGTCCGCACGTTTCGTCGGGATTTTTACGACCTGTACGCCTTCTATCTGGACCGGGAGCGACGGGAGAAACTGGCGGCGATGGGCTGGCTGCGGCGCGGCATCTGGCTGTCGGCCTGGCTCCTCAAGAGCATGTTCCTGAAGCTGACCCCGGCGCGGCAACTCCTGTTCATTCTGTCCGTGTTTTTTTTCTTCACCCCCCAGATCTCCTGGGATCAGGGCAACTTCCACTTCAACGTGGAAGCGCGTCTGCTCGGCTTTTTTATCATCCTGCTCGTGCTGATGCTGGAGCTCAAGGACAAGCTGCTGGCCAAGGACGAGCTGGCGGTGGGCCGCGCCGTTCAGATGGCACTGCTGCCCGATCGCGCGCCGGAGATTCCGGGCTGGGATGTCTGGCTCTACACCCGCCCGGCCAACGACGTGGGCGGAGACCTCGTGGACTATCTCGACGTGGGCGGCGGGCGGACCGGACTGGCGCTCGGCGACGTGGCCGGCAAGGGGCTGGGGGCGGCGCTGCTCATGTCCAAGCTGCAGGCCACCCTGCGGGCGTTGGCGCCGGGTGCCCGCGATCTGGCCTGTTTGGGCGGCCAGGTGAACCGCATCTTCTGCCGCGACGGCCTGCCCAACCGCTTCGCCACGCTGTTGTACCTGGAGCTGACCTCCGGTGGCGGATCGGTCCGTCTGCTGAATGCCGGGCACCTGCCGCCGCTTGCTGTCCGCGCGACCGGCGTGGATACTCTGGCGCCCGTCGCCGCGCCCCTGGGCGTGCTCATCGACGAGACGTTCACCGAACAGACCATCGATCTGGCCTCGGGTGACCTGCTCTTGGTCTATTCCGACGGACTGACCGAAGCACACAATATCCACAACGAGCTCTACGATGACGCTCGGTTGCTGAGGCTGGCTCCCGAACTCCACGGGTTGTCGGCCGAGGCGGCCGGCCGGCGTCTACTGGCCGACGTCGACCGCTTCGCCGGCGAAGCCCGTGCCCGAGATGACCTGTCGCTGATCCTCATCCGCCGGAGGTGA